One genomic window of Anaerofustis stercorihominis DSM 17244 includes the following:
- a CDS encoding MarR family winged helix-turn-helix transcriptional regulator, producing the protein MSTVENLEFYFKRINDAMISYANNELKELDLTFSQMEVISFLIENKDKKIYQKDIERYFNLSHPTVIGLLKRLQTKELISINISSEDRRKRNIELTDKVFDIKEKMNCKMKEMEKYVRRFLDDDELTELERLLRIICENVIYNL; encoded by the coding sequence ATGTCAACAGTAGAAAATCTTGAATTTTATTTTAAAAGAATTAACGACGCAATGATATCCTACGCAAACAATGAATTGAAAGAACTGGATCTTACTTTTTCTCAAATGGAAGTGATTAGTTTTTTAATCGAAAATAAAGACAAAAAAATATATCAAAAGGATATAGAAAGATATTTTAACTTATCTCATCCGACGGTAATCGGGCTTCTTAAAAGATTACAAACAAAAGAACTTATATCAATAAATATAAGCAGTGAAGACAGAAGGAAAAGAAATATTGAGCTTACTGACAAAGTTTTTGATATAAAAGAAAAAATGAATTGTAAAATGAAAGAAATGGAAAAGTATGTAAGAAGATTTTTAGATGATGATGAACTTACAGAACTGGAAAGGTTACTTAGAATAATATGTGAAAATGTTATATATAATTTATGA
- the thiS gene encoding sulfur carrier protein ThiS, whose product MIRVNGESFDFKDINLKELLLKLQYDSSKVAIELNEEIVSKNDYEKVIIKDDDKLEVVSFVGGG is encoded by the coding sequence ATGATTAGAGTAAACGGAGAAAGTTTTGATTTTAAAGATATCAATTTAAAGGAATTACTTCTTAAACTTCAATATGACAGTTCAAAAGTTGCCATTGAACTAAACGAGGAAATAGTTAGTAAAAATGATTATGAAAAAGTGATTATAAAAGATGATGATAAGCTGGAAGTAGTTAGCTTTGTGGGAGGTGGCTGA